In Rhinoraja longicauda isolate Sanriku21f chromosome 6, sRhiLon1.1, whole genome shotgun sequence, the following proteins share a genomic window:
- the nkd1 gene encoding protein naked cuticle homolog 1 isoform X3: MPPFANPEKAQKGSAGEFGREGYSEEQYPLEVALPPENMEGFIDAAEKTTEKRAGQSSVKKQLKFEELECDVSVEDDSRQEWTFTLYDFDNNGKVTREDITSLLHTIYEVVDTSVNNTPSSSKTLRVKLSVTPDAKHKRKANQTCHADASSPWQKAESKSVEESKNTEKKSRPPLQRHNSDQHPQHNTCDQYCMDDNTERRNHYLDLAGIENYTSKFGPGSVPAASRKENQAKVLQQARSRSHEPEAAHAHHRRSQPIDPRHSHLSHPAYHRAVELQQRLRSQDYARHPVKSPKAPGKDATASGAAGKVGRSKSLQGPCAPTASTPVAAAAAGPGIHCLPAQLAHPHHPPPAHKRQHRQRARAEAHPAYKTFQPSSRVVEQEHVKDLPSLLLYEGHVGRIIQRHEHHHHHEHHHHYHHFYQT; encoded by the exons TTGCTCtacctccagagaacatggaaggCTTCATTGACGCAGCTGAGAAGACGACGGAGAAGAGGGCTGGTCAAAGCAGCGTGAAGAAACAATTGAAATTTGAA GAGTTGGAATGTGATGTGTCTGTAGAAGACGACAGCAGGCAGGAGTGGACATTCACCTTGTATGACTTCGATAACAATGGCAAAGTCACCCGAGAG GATATCACAAGTCTTCTGCACACTATCTATGAGGTGGTGGATACATCTGTGAACAACACCCCAAGTAGCAGTAAAACTCTACGGGTAAAGCTATCTGTGACACCTGATGCCAAGCACAAGAGAAAAGCCAATCAAACATGCCACGCCG ATGCTAGCAGTCCGTGGCAAAAGGCGGAGAGCAAAAGTGTGGAGGAGTCAAAAAACACGGAGAAGAAATCTCGCCCGCCTCTCCA ACGCCACAACAGTGACCAGCATCCACAGCACAATACCTGTGATCAGTACTGTATGGATGACAACACAGAGAGGAGAAACCACTACCTTGACTTGGCTGGGATTGAAAACTACACCTCAAAATTTGGACCAG GTTCAGTCCCCGCGGCTTCGAGGAAGGAGAACCAGGCGAAGGTTTTGCAGCAAGCCAGGTCGCGCTCCCATGAGCCGGAGGCAGCGCACGCCCACCACAGGAGATCGCAACCCATCGACCCCCGGCACAGCCACCTCAGCCACCCCGCGTACCACAGGGCGGTGGAACTGCAGCAGCGACTGCGCAGCCAGGACTACGCCAGGCACCCCGTGAAATCCCCCAAAGCCCCTGGTAAAGACGCCACAGCGTCGGGAGCGGCCGGGAAGGTTGGAAGGAGCAAATCCTTGCAGGGTCCCTGCGCGCCGACGGCCTCTACCCccgtggcggcggcggcggcaggccCGGGTATTCACTGCCTACCCGCCCAGCTGGCCCACCCGCACCACCCGCCTCCGGCCCACAAGAGGCAGCACAGGCAGAGGGCCAGGGCCGAGGCCCACCCGGCCTACAAGACCTTCCAGCCCTCGTCGCGGGTAGTGGAGCAGGAACACGTGAAGGATCTGCCCTCCCTCCTGCTGTACGAGGGGCACGTCGGCCGCATCATCCAGAGGCACGAGCACCACCATCACCACGAACACCACCACCACTACCATCACTTCTACCAGACATGA